The DNA segment AGCGGAACATGCAGCGCTGGGCCCGGCGCCTCGAAGAGTCCCTGGACATGGATTTCATAGGAGGGCTCCTGTGATAACCCCGCCGGAGATAGTGCTCGCCTTCCTCCTTGACGCCGCCCTTGGAGACCCCAGGTGGCTTCCCCATCCGGTGCGGCTCATGGGGCGGGCCGTCGCATGGCTTGAGGGCCGCCTCCGCGGTGCGATGAGGCAGCGCCTCCGGCTGGCGGGTGTGGTGCTCGTGGCCCTCGTCGTGGGAGGCGTCCTGGCCGGGGCCTCCCTGCTCATGGGCCTTCTGCGCCTGCCCCAGGGCGGGCCGTGGGCGGTGGCGGCCTCGGCTGCGGTGGTGTGGCTTGCCTCCAGCACGCTGGCCCTCCGGGGGCTCATCCAAAGCGTGGGGGCCGTCTTTAAAAGCGCGAGCCTCGGGGAGGCCCGGGCGGCCCTGAGCCACATTGTAGGCAGGGACGTCTCCGCTCTCGACCGCGACGGCGTGGAGCGGGCCGCCATCGAGACCCTGGCCGAGAACGCCTCCGACGGGGTGATTGCGCCCCTTTTCTACCTCGCGCTGGGCGGGGTGCCCCTGGCCCTGGCCTACAAGGCCGTAAACACCCTGGATTCCATGGTGGGATACCGAAACGAGCGCTACGGGGAGCTGGGCTGGGCGGCGGCGCGCCTTGACGACCTGGCCAACTATGTGCCGGCCCGCCTGACGGGCCTCCTCCTCGTGGCCGCCGCCGCGCTCCTGCCGGGGGGACGGGCCGGGCGGGCTCTGGCCACTTTCCTCAGGGACGGGCGCGCCCACAAAAGCCCAAACAGCGGCATGCCCGAAGCCGCCATGGCCGGAGCGCTGGGCGTGCGCCTGGGA comes from the Nitrospirota bacterium genome and includes:
- the cbiB gene encoding adenosylcobinamide-phosphate synthase CbiB codes for the protein MITPPEIVLAFLLDAALGDPRWLPHPVRLMGRAVAWLEGRLRGAMRQRLRLAGVVLVALVVGGVLAGASLLMGLLRLPQGGPWAVAASAAVVWLASSTLALRGLIQSVGAVFKSASLGEARAALSHIVGRDVSALDRDGVERAAIETLAENASDGVIAPLFYLALGGVPLALAYKAVNTLDSMVGYRNERYGELGWAAARLDDLANYVPARLTGLLLVAAAALLPGGRAGRALATFLRDGRAHKSPNSGMPEAAMAGALGVRLGGPSTYGGLLVEKPFIGGEMGGDYHAQWRRAAALTVGLSLLGLALAVLGIHMRGLLWST